A portion of the Corynebacterium heidelbergense genome contains these proteins:
- a CDS encoding site-specific tyrosine recombinase XerD, with protein MAEQETENAGNEKIVAAWLRYLRVEVNVSANTLENYRRDVNRYLRWLGPRPLAEVQTREIEDFIAHLSGDLNLARASVSRSLAAIRGLHKFAVQERMLHADAADAVTRPAMPAHIPKALSVTQVERLLEACPNGEGATHINLRDRAMVELLYSTGARISEVLGLDVDDLNRAERCVLLRGKGGKERIVPLGGPALQAVDQYLVRGRPQLNTRGNPALFLNRRGARMQRQSGFNVVRDAAHRAQLSEVSPHSLRHTFATHLLQGGADVRVVQELLGHSNVATTQIYTKVSPELLREMWAQAHPRR; from the coding sequence ATGGCCGAGCAGGAAACAGAGAACGCGGGGAACGAGAAGATCGTCGCCGCGTGGCTGCGGTACCTGCGGGTGGAGGTCAACGTCTCCGCCAACACGCTGGAAAACTACCGGCGCGATGTTAACCGCTATCTCCGCTGGCTCGGGCCCCGCCCCCTGGCCGAGGTTCAGACGCGGGAAATCGAGGACTTCATCGCTCACCTCAGCGGGGATCTGAATCTGGCCCGGGCCAGCGTTTCCCGATCCCTCGCCGCGATTCGGGGACTCCACAAGTTCGCGGTGCAAGAGCGGATGCTCCACGCCGATGCCGCCGATGCGGTGACTCGGCCGGCCATGCCCGCGCACATTCCCAAAGCCCTCTCCGTGACCCAGGTGGAACGGCTGCTGGAGGCGTGCCCGAACGGGGAGGGCGCTACCCACATCAACCTCCGGGACCGGGCCATGGTGGAGCTGCTTTACTCTACCGGCGCCCGCATCAGTGAGGTGCTCGGGCTGGACGTGGACGACCTCAACCGGGCCGAACGCTGCGTGCTACTGCGCGGCAAGGGCGGCAAGGAACGAATCGTGCCTCTCGGGGGTCCCGCCCTCCAGGCCGTGGACCAGTATCTGGTTCGCGGCCGGCCCCAGTTGAACACGCGGGGCAACCCGGCGCTATTCCTCAACCGGAGGGGGGCCCGGATGCAGCGGCAATCCGGGTTCAACGTTGTGCGGGACGCGGCCCACCGGGCCCAACTGTCAGAGGTATCACCGCACAGCCTGCGGCATACCTTCGCGACCCACCTGCTGCAGGGCGGCGCGGACGTGCGGGTGGTGCAGGAGCTGCTGGGTCACTCTAATGTGGCGACCACGCAGATTTACACGAAGGTCTCCCCAGAGCTGCTACGGGAGATGTGGGCGCAGGCGCACCCCCGGCGCTGA
- a CDS encoding ParA family protein — MAESTSDAPTPHGGTRSGSGALFDKQEYQVGLTGRPVRPIPQPQPLNTHGPATIVAMCNQKGGVGKTTSTINMGAALAQYGRRVLLVDLDPQGALSAGLGISHDELDVTVHNLIVDSSTSILDAIHGTSVDGLDVVPANIDLSAAEIQLVNEVGREQALARALRPVMRDYDFIVIDCQPSLGLLTVNALSCADSVIIPVESEYFSLRGLALLMDTVEKVRDRLNFKLEVLGILVTMFDRRTLHSREVMARLVEAFEGKVFDTVITRTVRFPETSVAGEPITTWAPTSAGAQQYRDVAAEVIERVAQLP, encoded by the coding sequence GTGGCCGAATCCACGTCAGATGCGCCAACGCCACACGGCGGGACGCGGTCTGGCTCCGGCGCTCTGTTCGATAAGCAGGAGTATCAGGTGGGCCTCACCGGCAGACCCGTGCGCCCCATTCCGCAGCCCCAGCCGCTAAATACCCACGGGCCTGCGACCATCGTGGCCATGTGTAACCAGAAGGGTGGGGTGGGAAAAACGACCTCCACCATCAACATGGGTGCGGCCCTTGCGCAATACGGCCGCCGCGTGCTGCTGGTGGACCTGGACCCGCAGGGGGCCCTGTCCGCCGGGTTGGGAATCAGCCACGACGAATTGGACGTCACCGTCCACAACCTCATCGTCGATTCCTCCACCAGCATCCTGGACGCGATCCACGGCACCTCCGTGGACGGGCTGGACGTGGTGCCCGCCAATATCGATCTGTCCGCCGCCGAGATCCAACTGGTCAACGAAGTGGGCCGAGAGCAGGCGCTGGCGCGGGCCCTGCGGCCAGTCATGCGGGATTACGACTTCATCGTCATCGACTGCCAGCCCTCCCTGGGCCTGCTAACCGTCAATGCGTTGTCCTGCGCGGATTCGGTCATCATCCCCGTGGAATCCGAGTACTTCTCGCTGCGCGGGCTGGCCCTACTCATGGACACCGTGGAGAAGGTGCGTGACCGGCTGAACTTCAAGCTGGAGGTGCTGGGGATCCTCGTGACGATGTTTGACCGGCGGACCCTGCACTCCCGGGAGGTCATGGCCAGGCTCGTGGAGGCTTTCGAAGGGAAGGTTTTTGACACAGTGATCACTCGCACTGTGCGGTTCCCGGAGACCTCCGTGGCCGGGGAACCCATTACGACCTGGGCGCCGACGTCCGCCGGGGCGCAGCAGTATCGAGACGTTGCAGCAGAAGTTATCGAGCGGGTAGCCCAGTTACCGTGA
- a CDS encoding pseudouridine synthase, which translates to MTPSARRDGTPGHNPSSPTHPAEGDEAPHLGRDVDTFVPQPHRARQQHVTETDRAKEPQREVRLQKVLAGAGVASRRMSEKLISAGRVEVNGEVVTQMGLRIDPEVDVVRVDGVRIQVNEKMVYFVLNKPRGVHSTMHDELGRPSVGDLVDQKFTQGQGLFHVGRLDAATEGLLLLTNDGELANRLMHPSYEVTKTYMATVLGEADRKFIQKCKNGIQLDDGLAKADSVQIVDVWQGKSLIKITLHEGRKHIVRRMLKEAGYPVQALVRTKLHTVQLGEQKPGTIRALNRSELASLYKAVGL; encoded by the coding sequence ATGACCCCCTCCGCTCGCCGCGATGGCACACCGGGACACAACCCATCCAGCCCAACCCATCCCGCTGAGGGGGATGAGGCGCCGCACCTCGGACGGGATGTGGACACCTTCGTGCCCCAGCCCCACCGGGCCCGCCAGCAGCATGTGACGGAAACGGACCGGGCAAAAGAGCCGCAACGTGAGGTCCGTCTGCAGAAAGTGCTGGCCGGCGCCGGGGTGGCCAGTCGCCGGATGAGCGAGAAGCTCATCTCCGCCGGACGGGTGGAGGTCAACGGGGAAGTGGTCACCCAGATGGGTCTGCGGATCGACCCCGAGGTGGACGTGGTGCGCGTGGATGGAGTGCGCATCCAGGTCAACGAGAAGATGGTCTACTTCGTCCTCAACAAGCCCCGGGGTGTGCATTCCACCATGCACGACGAGCTGGGTCGGCCCAGCGTGGGAGACCTGGTGGATCAGAAGTTCACTCAGGGGCAGGGGCTATTCCACGTCGGCCGCCTCGACGCGGCCACCGAGGGCCTGCTGCTGTTGACGAACGACGGTGAGCTGGCCAACCGGCTCATGCACCCGTCCTACGAGGTGACCAAGACCTACATGGCCACGGTGCTGGGGGAAGCGGACCGCAAGTTCATCCAGAAGTGCAAAAACGGCATTCAACTGGACGATGGCCTCGCCAAGGCGGACAGCGTGCAGATCGTGGACGTGTGGCAGGGAAAATCCCTCATCAAGATCACCCTCCACGAGGGCCGGAAGCATATTGTGCGCCGCATGCTCAAAGAAGCCGGCTACCCGGTCCAGGCGCTCGTCCGCACCAAGCTGCACACGGTCCAATTGGGGGAGCAGAAGCCGGGAACCATTCGGGCCCTCAACCGCAGCGAATTGGCCAGTCTGTACAAGGCCGTCGGTCTCTAG
- a CDS encoding segregation and condensation protein A: MTAAEQPEITGFRVALANFDGPFDLLLQLISSRKLDITEVALAEVTDEFIAYTRSLSVSVKHRTGPDQARALDEITEFLVVAATLVDLKAARLIPRGEVEDEEDLALLESRDLLFARLLQYRAYKSVANVFAQWRREAARRFPPGLSLEPQHANLLPPVQLGHTPQSFAELAASVFRPRPTEVDTGHVHRPAVSVPEQAGHILNTLKVAGENRWVSFASLISDTGVSMIIVGRFLALLELYKARAIGIEQSEPLEDMSIAWTGLDVDPAVVASANWN; this comes from the coding sequence GTGACCGCCGCGGAACAGCCGGAGATCACGGGCTTCCGCGTAGCCCTGGCTAACTTCGACGGACCCTTTGACCTGCTGCTCCAGCTCATCAGCTCGCGCAAATTGGACATCACCGAGGTGGCGCTGGCGGAGGTGACGGACGAGTTCATCGCCTACACCCGCAGCCTGAGCGTCTCCGTGAAGCACCGGACCGGGCCTGATCAAGCCCGGGCCCTGGACGAAATCACCGAGTTCCTGGTGGTCGCGGCCACCCTCGTGGACCTCAAGGCCGCCCGCCTTATCCCCCGCGGGGAGGTGGAGGACGAAGAGGACCTCGCGTTGCTGGAAAGCCGCGACCTGTTGTTTGCCCGATTGCTCCAGTACCGGGCCTACAAGTCCGTGGCGAACGTCTTCGCCCAGTGGCGCCGGGAGGCCGCGCGACGATTTCCCCCTGGGCTATCCCTGGAGCCCCAACACGCTAACCTGCTGCCACCCGTGCAGCTTGGGCACACACCGCAGAGCTTCGCGGAGCTCGCCGCGTCTGTGTTTCGGCCCCGGCCCACCGAAGTGGACACCGGCCACGTTCACCGGCCCGCCGTCTCCGTGCCCGAACAAGCTGGTCACATCCTCAACACTCTCAAGGTCGCCGGGGAAAACCGCTGGGTCAGCTTCGCTTCCCTTATCAGCGATACCGGGGTGTCCATGATTATCGTCGGCCGCTTCCTCGCGCTCTTGGAGCTCTACAAGGCGCGGGCCATCGGGATCGAACAATCCGAACCCCTGGAGGACATGAGTATCGCGTGGACTGGGCTGGACGTGGACCCTGCTGTCGTCGCCTCCGCAAACTGGAACTAA
- the scpB gene encoding SMC-Scp complex subunit ScpB gives MGTGAGITAGASAGITAEQPLPMISVARSRIESLLLVCDEPVPPAHFASALDITAQEAEDILREIAEEFDVRGSGLEVRERDGMWRLYTRQANSETVEALLLDGAQQKLSRAALETLAVVAYRQPCTRSQVAAVRGVNCDGVMRTLALRGLIAEDGETGGAHLYSTTDLFLEQLGIESLAELPDLAPLLPEVETIEAEGDWG, from the coding sequence ATGGGAACCGGCGCGGGTATCACCGCAGGTGCGAGCGCGGGTATCACCGCGGAACAGCCGTTGCCCATGATCTCCGTGGCCCGTAGCAGGATCGAGTCCCTGCTGCTGGTATGCGATGAGCCGGTCCCGCCGGCGCACTTTGCCTCAGCCCTGGACATCACCGCGCAGGAGGCGGAGGACATCCTCCGCGAAATCGCCGAGGAATTCGATGTGCGCGGCTCCGGCCTGGAGGTGCGCGAGCGCGATGGCATGTGGCGGCTCTACACCCGGCAGGCCAACTCCGAGACCGTGGAGGCCCTGCTGCTGGACGGGGCCCAGCAGAAACTGAGCCGCGCGGCCCTGGAAACCCTGGCCGTGGTGGCCTACCGGCAACCCTGCACGAGGTCACAGGTGGCTGCCGTCCGCGGGGTGAACTGTGATGGGGTTATGCGCACCCTCGCGCTACGGGGGCTCATTGCCGAGGACGGCGAGACGGGGGGTGCCCACCTGTACTCCACGACCGATCTGTTCCTCGAGCAGTTAGGCATCGAGTCCCTCGCCGAGCTCCCGGACTTGGCCCCCCTCCTGCCGGAGGTGGAGACCATCGAGGCCGAGGGGGATTGGGGCTAA
- the der gene encoding bifunctional cytidylate kinase/GTPase Der, whose amino-acid sequence MTDSTPSSAAQPADPANSHPAAPSPADHVSGPDIGSLDLLPAVANTPQGGFIVAVDGPSGTGKSTVCRRLAALAGAKYLDTGAMYRVATLHVLRQGIDPTDPESTEQIIAATQALPLNINEDPASTEVLLGGEDVSGEIRGPRVTQNVSAVSTIPEVRHNLVVLQRSLAEGSGRCVVEGRDIGTVVLPEAPVKVFLTASAEVRARRRYEQDVAAGRSADYDAVLADVQRRDEADSTRSVSPLRPAEDAQVVDTGDMSIDEVLEFLAGLAVSSQVEAPDSESDPEKPVFRTTSGEIIDFDAPEEREVPGVHKTIEPEHTLDGTFDADEFDLLTSDGDSTDWEAVEEAFGVFGDEDLDEEELCTVAIVGRPNVGKSTLVNRFIGRREAVVEDFPGVTRDRISYLGDWGGRRFWVQDTGGWDPDAKGMHAAIARQAETAMATADVIVFVVDTKVGITAPDELIARRLQRSEVPVILVANKFDSDSQYGDMAEFWSLGLDNPYPVSAQHGRGAADVLDSVLAAFPDKPRQSSIVAGPRRVALVGRPNVGKSSLLNKITGEERSVVHDVAGTTVDPVDSIVELEERTWRFVDTAGIRRKTKTARGHEFYASLRTRSAIDAAEVVIFLVDASEPIAEQDQRVLRMVLDSGRALVVAYNKWDLVDEDRRDRLEREIELQLAHVPWARRVNISARTGRALQRLEPAMLEALASWDQRISTGQLNTWLRAVIAETPPPMRGGRLPRVLFATQASTKPPVIVLFTTGFLEHGYRRFLERKLRESFGFAGSPVRIAVRVREKRGKKS is encoded by the coding sequence ATGACGGATTCCACCCCCTCCTCCGCCGCACAACCGGCCGACCCCGCGAACTCGCACCCGGCAGCCCCGAGCCCAGCCGACCATGTCTCCGGCCCGGACATCGGCTCGCTCGACCTCCTGCCCGCTGTCGCCAATACCCCCCAGGGGGGGTTCATCGTCGCGGTGGACGGTCCTAGCGGCACCGGCAAGTCCACCGTGTGCCGCCGGTTGGCCGCCCTGGCCGGGGCGAAGTACTTGGACACCGGGGCCATGTACCGCGTGGCCACCCTGCACGTCCTGCGCCAGGGAATTGACCCCACCGACCCCGAGTCCACCGAGCAGATCATCGCGGCGACCCAAGCCCTGCCGCTCAACATCAATGAAGATCCCGCCAGCACGGAGGTACTGCTCGGCGGGGAGGACGTCTCCGGTGAGATCCGGGGCCCGCGGGTCACGCAGAATGTCTCCGCCGTCTCCACTATTCCTGAAGTCCGCCACAACCTGGTAGTCCTCCAGCGCAGCCTGGCTGAGGGGTCGGGGCGCTGCGTGGTGGAGGGCCGCGACATCGGTACCGTAGTGCTGCCCGAGGCTCCGGTGAAGGTCTTCCTCACCGCCAGCGCGGAAGTTCGGGCTCGGCGCCGCTACGAGCAGGACGTGGCGGCGGGTCGATCCGCCGATTACGACGCCGTCCTCGCCGATGTGCAGCGCCGGGATGAGGCCGATTCGACCCGTTCCGTCTCGCCCCTGCGCCCCGCCGAGGATGCCCAGGTGGTGGACACCGGAGACATGAGCATCGACGAGGTGCTCGAGTTCCTGGCCGGCCTAGCCGTGTCGTCCCAGGTGGAAGCACCAGATTCGGAGTCGGACCCGGAGAAGCCGGTATTCCGCACCACCAGCGGGGAGATCATCGATTTTGATGCTCCCGAGGAACGCGAGGTTCCCGGCGTCCACAAGACAATCGAACCGGAACACACGCTGGACGGCACCTTCGACGCCGACGAGTTCGACCTGCTCACCTCCGACGGGGACAGCACCGACTGGGAGGCCGTGGAAGAGGCGTTCGGGGTCTTCGGTGACGAGGATCTCGACGAGGAGGAACTGTGCACGGTGGCCATTGTCGGCCGCCCCAACGTCGGTAAATCCACACTGGTCAACCGGTTTATCGGACGGCGCGAAGCCGTAGTGGAGGACTTCCCCGGCGTAACCCGCGACCGCATCTCCTACCTGGGGGACTGGGGCGGGCGCCGCTTCTGGGTGCAGGACACCGGCGGCTGGGACCCGGACGCGAAGGGCATGCACGCGGCCATCGCGCGGCAGGCCGAGACCGCCATGGCCACGGCGGACGTCATCGTGTTCGTCGTAGACACGAAGGTTGGCATCACCGCCCCGGATGAGCTCATCGCCCGCCGCCTACAACGCAGCGAGGTGCCCGTGATCCTCGTGGCCAACAAGTTCGACTCGGATTCGCAGTACGGAGACATGGCGGAGTTCTGGTCCCTGGGGCTGGACAACCCCTACCCGGTGTCCGCCCAGCACGGCAGGGGAGCGGCAGACGTCCTGGATTCGGTGCTGGCCGCCTTTCCCGACAAGCCCCGGCAGAGCTCAATCGTCGCCGGTCCGCGCCGGGTGGCCCTGGTGGGGCGGCCCAACGTGGGCAAATCCAGCCTGCTGAACAAGATCACCGGGGAGGAGCGCTCCGTGGTGCACGACGTGGCGGGCACGACGGTGGATCCGGTGGACTCCATCGTGGAGCTGGAGGAACGCACGTGGCGCTTCGTGGATACCGCCGGGATACGGCGCAAGACGAAGACGGCCAGGGGTCACGAGTTCTATGCCTCCCTGCGAACCCGCTCGGCCATCGATGCGGCGGAGGTGGTCATTTTTCTTGTCGACGCCTCCGAACCGATCGCCGAACAAGACCAGCGCGTGCTGCGAATGGTGCTCGATTCCGGACGTGCCCTGGTAGTGGCCTACAACAAGTGGGACCTTGTGGATGAGGACCGGCGGGACCGACTGGAGCGGGAAATCGAGCTGCAGTTGGCGCACGTGCCGTGGGCACGGCGGGTGAACATTTCCGCGAGGACCGGCCGGGCCCTCCAGCGTTTGGAACCCGCGATGTTGGAGGCCCTGGCCAGTTGGGACCAGCGGATCTCCACTGGACAGCTCAACACGTGGTTGCGGGCCGTGATCGCCGAAACGCCTCCGCCGATGCGCGGGGGCCGGTTGCCCAGGGTTCTGTTTGCCACCCAGGCCTCTACGAAGCCGCCGGTGATCGTGCTGTTCACCACGGGCTTTTTGGAGCACGGCTACCGGCGCTTCCTGGAGCGCAAACTGCGCGAATCCTTCGGCTTTGCCGGCTCCCCGGTGCGCATTGCCGTGCGGGTGCGGGAGAAGCGCGGCAAGAAGAGTTAG